A genomic window from Vitis riparia cultivar Riparia Gloire de Montpellier isolate 1030 chromosome 18, EGFV_Vit.rip_1.0, whole genome shotgun sequence includes:
- the LOC117907042 gene encoding RNA-binding protein 7-like isoform X1 — protein MSAKSGCSVYIGNLDERVSDRVLYDILIQAGRVVDLYIPRDKETDRPKGFAFAEYETEEIADYAVKLFSGLVTLYNRTLKFAISGQDKPSSAAITPTSNSSLEPKPHPVPFNNMENSQHSMGLRTPCRLAAHPVNYAQVPASSDTLHQPNRYSSQLDGHSYDYSRRVFGATLDSISRTRSRYHDSSNPITYPSY, from the exons ATGTCTGCAAAATCTGGTTGCTCTGTTTACATTG GTAATTTGGATGAGAGGGTAAGCGACAGGGTTTTGTATGATATTCTGATTCAGGCAGGACGGGTGGTGGACTTGTACATTCCTCGTGACAAAGAAACTGACCGGCCCAAAGGTTTTGCCTTTGCTGAATATGAGACCGAGGAAATTGCAGATTATGCTGTCAAGCTATTCTCTGGCCTTGTGACACTGTACAATCGAACACTGAAATTTGCG ATTTCTGGGCAAGATAAGCCCTCGTCAGCAGCAATCACTCCCACATCAAATTCGTCCCTTGAACCAAAACCTCATCCTGTACCATTTAACAATATGGAAAATTCTCAACACTCCATGGGGTTAAGAACGCCTTGCAGATTAGCAGCTCACCCAGTAAATTATGCACAAG TGCCAGCATCCTCTGATACATTACACCAACCTAATAGGTATAGTTCACAACTCGATGGCCACAGTTATGACTACAGTCGAAGAGTTTTTGGGGCAACATTGGATAGCATTAGCCGCACTAGGTCAAGATACCATGATTCGAGTAACCCAATAACTTATCCCTCTTACTAA
- the LOC117907042 gene encoding RNA-binding protein 7-like isoform X2, whose product MSAKSGCSVYIGNLDERVSDRVLYDILIQAGRVVDLYIPRDKETDRPKGFAFAEYETEEIADYAVKLFSGLVTLYNRTLKFAISGQDKPSSAAITPTSNSSLEPKPHPVPFNNMENSQHSMGLRTPCRLAAHPVNYAQVPASSDTLHQPNRYSSQLDGHSYDYSRRVFGATLDSISRTRSRYHDSSNPITYPSY is encoded by the exons ATGTCCGCAAAATCTGGTTGCTCTGTTTACATTG GTAATTTGGATGAGAGGGTAAGCGACAGGGTTTTGTATGATATTCTGATTCAGGCAGGACGGGTGGTGGACTTGTACATTCCTCGTGACAAAGAAACTGACCGGCCCAAAGGTTTTGCCTTTGCTGAATATGAGACCGAGGAAATTGCAGATTATGCTGTCAAGCTATTCTCTGGCCTTGTGACACTGTACAATCGAACACTGAAATTTGCG ATTTCTGGGCAAGATAAGCCCTCGTCAGCAGCAATCACTCCCACATCAAATTCGTCCCTTGAACCAAAACCTCATCCTGTACCATTTAACAATATGGAAAATTCTCAACACTCCATGGGGTTAAGAACGCCTTGCAGATTAGCAGCTCACCCAGTAAATTATGCACAAG TGCCAGCATCCTCTGATACATTACACCAACCTAATAGGTATAGTTCACAACTCGATGGCCACAGTTATGACTACAGTCGAAGAGTTTTTGGGGCAACATTGGATAGCATTAGCCGCACTAGGTCAAGATACCATGATTCGAGTAACCCAATAACTTATCCCTCTTACTAA
- the LOC117907040 gene encoding pentatricopeptide repeat-containing protein At1g71420-like, with protein sequence MLGLFGDVFSGFFRGFSTTGVSLNSEAINLLHHIRLLCSRGHLQEALKLFYSITPPPPLVHSHHTYAALFQACARRSSLSLGQALHCHMLLHNPNSDFNLFLTNHVVNMYAKCGSLDYAHQMFDEMPETNIVSWTALVSGYAQHGRSDECFRVFRGMLIWHRPTEFAFASVISACGGDDNFGRQVHALALKTSFDSCVYVGNALIMMYCKSCGGADEAWNVYEAMGFRNLVSWNSMIAGFQVCGCGNRALELFSQMHIGGIRFDRATLVSIFPCLCGMGDGLECCFQLQCLTIKTGFISKIEVATALVKAYSSLGGEVSDCYRIFLELDGRQDVVSWTGIIAAFAERDPKEALLLFRQFLRECLAPDRHMFSIVLKACAGLATERHALTVQSHVLKVGFEGDTVLANALIHACARCGSVALSKQAFDKMGSRDIVSWNSMLKAYAMHGQGKEALQLFSQMDAQPDGATFVALLSACSHAGMVEDGAKIFETMSNNHGIVPQLDHYACMVDILGRAGQISEAKELIDKMPMEPDSVVWSALLGSCRKHGETKLAKLAAVKIKELDPNNSLGYILMSNIFCTDGRFNEARLIRREMEGKTVRKEPGLSWIEVGNQVHEFASGGQQHPEKEAICARLEELVRRLKDLGYMPQISLALHDIEDEHKEEQLYYHSEKLALVFALMNVGSMCCNGNTIKIMKNIRICVDCHNFMKLASELVDMEIVVRDSNRFHHFKAKLCSCNDYW encoded by the coding sequence ATGTTGGGGTTATTCGGGGATGTTTTTTCTGGTTTCTTCCGAGGCTTCAGCACGACCGGCGTCTCCCTGAATTCTGAAGCCATCAATCTTCTCCACCACATTCGCCTTCTCTGCTCTCGCGGCCACCTCCAAGAAGCTCTCAAACTCTTCTACTCCATCACCCCACCACCTCCACTCGTGCATTCCCACCACACCTACGCCGCTCTCTTCCAGGCGTGCGCCCGCCGCAGTTCTCTCTCCCTAGGCCAAGCTCTCCACTGCCACATGCTTTTACACAACCCCAACTCTGATTTCAACCTCTTTTTGACCAATCATGTTGTCAACATGTATGCAAAATGTGGGTCATTGGATTATGCCCACCAaatgtttgatgaaatgccgGAGACGAATATTGTTTCCTGGACTGCTCTCGTTTCTGGGTATGCCCAGCATGGTCGGTCTGATGAGTGTTTTAGGGTCTTTAGGGGCATGTTGATTTGGCACCGGCCAACGGAGTTTGCGTTTGCCAGCGTGATTAGTGCTTGTGGTGGGGACGACAATTTTGGACGGCAGGTACACGCGCTTGCGTTGAAGACTTCTTTTGATTCTTGTGTTTATGTCGGGAATGCTCTTATTATGATGTATTGCAAGAGTTGTGGTGGCGCGGATGAGGCTTGGAATGTGTATGAGGCGATGGGGTTTCGCAATTTGGTTTCTTGGAATTCTATGATTGCAGGGTTTCAGGTCTGTGGATGTGGAAATCGAGCACTTGAGCTCTTCTCACAGATGCACATTGGTGGAATTCGGTTTGATCGCGCCACACTGGTCAGCATTTTTCCTTGCTTGTGTGGAATGGGTGATGGTCTTGAATGTTGTTTTCAATTGCAGTGTCTTACTATAAAAACTGGGTTTATCTCAAAAATAGAAGTGGCCACTGCCTTGGTCAAGGCTTATTCTAGTCTAGGAGGAGAGGTCAGTGATTGTTATAGGATCTTCTTGGAATTGGATGGCCGTCAAGATGTTGTTTCTTGGACTGGGATTATAGCAGCTTTTGCAGAACGGGACCCAAAAGAAGCACTCCTCCTCTTTCGGCAGTTTCTTCGAGAGTGTTTGGCTCCAGATCGTCATATGTTCTCCATTGTCTTAAAAGCTTGTGCTGGTCTTGCAACTGAGCGGCATGCATTGACTGTCCAGTCACATGTTCTAAAAGTTGGATTTGAGGGTGACACTGTGCTTGCAAATGCCTTGATTCATGCTTGTGCTAGGTGTGGCTCCGTAGCATTGTCAAAGCAAGCTTTTGACAAAATGGGATCCCGTGATATAGTTTCTTGGAATTCAATGTTGAAGGCATATGCTATGCATGGGCAAGGTAAGGAGGCATTGCAACTCTTTTCACAAATGGATGCTCAACCTGATGGCGCCACCTTTGTTGCTCTCCTCTCAGCTTGTAGTCATGCTGGAATGGTGGAAGACGGAGCTAAAATATTTGAGACAATGTCTAACAATCATGGTATTGTTCCTCAACTTGATCATTACGCCTGCATGGTTGATATTCTTGGTCGAGCTGGTCAAATTTCTGAGGCAAAGGAGCTTATAGACAAAATGCCAATGGAGCCTGATTCAGTGGTCTGGAGTGCTTTGCTTGGAAGTTGTAGGAAACATGGTGAAACCAAGTTGGCCAAGTTAGCTGCAGTGAAAATAAAGGAGTTGGATCCCAATAATTCATTAGGATATATAttgatgtcaaacatattttgtaCAGATGGTCGTTTTAATGAAGCAAGATTAATAAGAAGGGAGATGGAAGGGAAGACAGTGAGAAAGGAACCTGGTTTGAGTTGGATTGAGGTTGGAAATCAGGTACATGAGTTTGCCTCTGGAGGCCAACAACATCCAGAAAAAGAGGCCATATGTGCCAGGCTTGAAGAGCTAGTTAGGCGATTGAAGGATTTGGGTTACATGCCTCAAATAAGTTTGGCCTTGCATGACATAGAAGATGAACATAAAGAGGAGCAACTGTATTACCACAGTGAGAAGCTGGCTTTGGTTTTTGCTTTGATGAATGTAGGTAGTATGTGTTGCAATGGGAACACTATAAAGATTATGAAGAATATTCGAATTTGTGTAGATTGTCATAACTTTATGAAGCTGGCATCAGAACTTGTTGACATGGAGATTGTTGTGAGAGATTCAAATCGTTTTCACCATTTTAAAGCGAAGCTGTGCTCTTGCAATGATTATTGGTGA